Part of the Drosophila santomea strain STO CAGO 1482 chromosome 2L, Prin_Dsan_1.1, whole genome shotgun sequence genome is shown below.
TGTCTCTGATAGCAATTGCTACGTTGGCCCTCTCCAAAGCCCCTCTCGCATACGTTCTGTTTCTATATGGACTTGGCGGCATCATCTTCGTTTCGGCTGTCCTGGGATGCTGTGGAATCTGCATGGAGAACGTGTGTATGACCGCAACGGTGAGTGTGAACCCCTATATCATCCGATTGGTAGTTCACTGACGTTGTATGTCCCAATGTGAGCAGTACGGCTTCTTGCTGTTGGCTCAGCTTATAATCAGCTTGCTGGGCATCTTCCGCTTCAAGTTCACTGAGGATTACATCGAGAAGTTCGCCGCCGAGGAGGTTCAGATGAAATGGGACCAGGAGCTGGTGGAACCCGGCGCCATGGACATTTACCAGACGGTGGTTcgaaattttattattattgaatatatattaaatatgtaaaccATACTGCAAATCATTTTCCATGAACCATCGTAACTTTGCAGTACGAGTGTTGTGGGCGTGACAGCCCCGACGACTACGTGGCTATCGGTCGTCAAACCCTGCCGCCCAGCTGCTATCCCCAGGAGGATACCCAGATGCCCCACTATCTAGCTGGATGTGTCCAAAAGTCCAGTGAGAACTTTGTGGTGCTCTTCAGCTACGCCCACGATACCAACTGGATCGCAGTGGGAATAACCGTAAGTGAGATGCAAAATTCATTTGGTGTGACTTATCGTTTGAGTTCTTACAGATTCTAATGATGATTTCCGCCTTTTACTTGGTCGGAAAATTCCGAAAGCATCGCATTCGCTACAGCTACTAAGGACATCTTTTGTAAACTTATATTTTTAGGGCGCTAAATTGAGTAATTGAGTTGCAGTAATCATGTATAACGTTTTCGTTGATCCTCACGGAAATAAAAGTGTATCCCGATGAAACGAATATTTTTGAATGAGTTACATATGCACTTGAAAGTGCAAAGAGTGAAAGTGCAAAGAGTGCAAACCAAACCGattaaaattttgatttttaaactAGTAACTTACCCTCCTTTCATATTTCATCATCTTTATTTTAGGAACTAGCGTCTCTAGTTTGAAGAATTTTAGACTTCTATTTTGAGACTCCCACAAATTGAACAAAGCATGTAGTACTTCCATTTTGATTGTGGAAGGCACGATCCTGCTCCTGGCTCTGGCAACTAAGCTAATCCGCCGATGGTGGTGGCGTCATTCAGTGCAGAGTATCTGACGCAATCGGGCAAATTGCTAAATTGCTTTGAGAGGCTGTAGCCGATAGACCAGAGTCCGCTCTCGATAAGACACACACCCCGGCTACACACTTGGCAAGTGGAGCCATGTAGAGCTAGCCCCAACTTGTATTACGCTTTAGTTCTGTGAAGCATAACCAGCTCCACGCTTCGAGCTTTCCCGCCTCAGTTTCTGTTTGGCTTCCGAATCACGGAAACCGCACTAGAGTGCCACCTTTAACTTTCCTGATGTGACTACTGCGAGTGCAGGAAAAATCCCCTAAATGAACTTTAGCCACTGGACATATAATAATTTGCAGGTCCTgccttaaaataataacaatatattTGCTAACCCCTCTATGTTGTTAATCAAAATCAATACAAAAGTCAAGAATGAGTTATGTACATTTTGTATATCGTCGGGGAGTGAACTATTGAGGTTCCACTTTATTTTAATGTGTGTGCCCGgctgcttttgtttgctttaacAAATACTGCTAGACGGTGACTAGCCACTGTAGGGCACATAGTTATTCCTGTTAtgattataattaaataattataataaataataaaaactagaaaaattttaaaaatgctgATTTGTTAACCCATTTACCAAAAACTGCCCCACTGGGTGCTAAATCTGAACTTGTTTAGCTCTTACAGTTGCTGAGATCTCGtagttcatacggacggacaaacagacgtacggatagacggacatggccagatcgacttggtattgatcctgatcaagaatatatatactttatatggtcggaaacgctttcttctgcctgttacatagATAAAGCAGATttctttaataaattattaaatatataattcttTGCAAGCAGTAATAGTCCCTACCAATTTATTTGTGCAAATCACTCTGCAGTATCCCCCAGTATTAGGAGCAAAGTGTTCATAGTTACAATTTGAATCCGCTCTATGGATTCTGGCCTGAAAAGGTGCCGTTCGTCCCACAGTGCACGAGCGGCAGCTTTCGAGCTTCGGAACGCTCGACTCGGATCGGATTCCGAGCGAGAGAGTTTTTGGGGAGTTCAGTTTGCTCGTGACCGTGGTCGCACAAGTGCGCACTCATTGTATATTCCGTCAGATTCCGGCGATATCGACTcgaaatttgaaaataatctGCGGCTGAGCAAACTGCCGCACGTGTGGCACTACATTTTGGTTGCATTCTAGCCAAAGGCTAAAGTTTGAAGTGGAAAAATATTCGAAATGGGTTGCGCAACGGGCACAATAAAGTACTCGCTGTTCCTGTTCAATGCCTTATGGGCGGTAAGTAGAGCATCGAATTGTTGCATTTGGCATATGGTGCTTTGAGAGTCAAAGCGATATATCTGCGTATCTGCGCCGGTCTTCTACAAATAGCCAGCTAATTGCGATGGTTTGAAATTTGTGTGAAGAGCTCCGATGTTTGAGCTCCATGTATGCTCTATGTCCGTTCCACGTCCACCTGGTCAGTGGATGATATCATCTCGGGTGCGTGTTTGGTTTATGACTACACTTCGCGGCTGTCTGTGTCTATTGTTAATCGCTTCTGCTCGGCCTTTGAGTTCCTTGAGCCAAGAGGAGGGCTTGCCAGACAAGCGGTGAGACGAGGCTGATGAAGTGCGTCATGCATTGGGATTTCGTTCGAAAAGTTAATACGAGCGGAATATGAAAACCGGATTATTCACCTTATTCGAAAATAGTCGTTGCGCATATGAATCAAAACCTTTTGCGGCCTTCCAAAGGCCGTGAATTTCTGACGTAAGCTCAATTTCTGATCCTTATGGAATACCCTGTAGAGTATAGGAAGTCTGGATCAGGATCACGAGGCCAGTTGATCTGGgcatgtccgtttgtccgtccgtctgtctgtccgtataagCTGTTAAAGCACGAAAGGTAGGATTAAGTATGCAGATTGCATATTTTGATATTATGTTTTAagaatttttcattttattatttgccttgccaatttctatcgacttcCATTTCGACATATTTATACATTGACTATCTAATTTACTGATCTTTAGATACTGGGCATCTTGGTGCTCATTTTTGGCGGCCTCGGCTGGGGAGCCATGCCGGATGCGTATGCCATCGGTATCCTGGTTCTGGGCGGTATTAT
Proteins encoded:
- the LOC120452465 gene encoding protein late bloomer isoform X1, with the protein product MGCTSGCVKCFLNTLNTLNALSGLSLIAIATLALSKAPLAYVLFLYGLGGIIFVSAVLGCCGICMENVCMTATYGFLLLAQLIISLLGIFRFKFTEDYIEKFAAEEVQMKWDQELVEPGAMDIYQTVYECCGRDSPDDYVAIGRQTLPPSCYPQEDTQMPHYLAGCVQKSSENFVVLFSYAHDTNWIAVGITILMMISAFYLVGKFRKHRIRYSY
- the LOC120452465 gene encoding protein late bloomer isoform X2 → MGCTSGCVKCFLNTLNTLNALSGLSLIAIATLALSKAPLAYVLFLYGLGGIIFVSAVLGCCGICMENVCMTATYGFLLLAQLIISLLGIFRFKFTEDYIEKFAAEEVQMKWDQELVEPGAMDIYQTYECCGRDSPDDYVAIGRQTLPPSCYPQEDTQMPHYLAGCVQKSSENFVVLFSYAHDTNWIAVGITILMMISAFYLVGKFRKHRIRYSY